In the genome of Candidatus Acetothermia bacterium, the window TGCAGGGCCAACCCAGCGGGTGTTGGTGGTGGGTGCCGGCGAGGCCGGTACGATGATCGTCCGAGAGATGCTGCGCCACCCGGAGGCAGGCCTTGTGCCCGTGGGGTTTCTCGACGACGACCCAGCGAAACAGCGCCAACGGTTCCTGGGACTCCCGGTGCTGGGCAAGCTGGACGCCCTGCCGCAGGCAGTTGAGAAGTGCAAAGCCGATGAAGTGCTGATCGCGATTCCATCCGCTCCGGGGCAGGTCGTACGGCAGGTGGTGGAGCGGGCCCGGGAGAGCGGCGTGCGCCACCGCATCATCCCCGGGATCTACGAGATCCTGTCCGGTAAGGTCGCCATCAGCCAAATCCGCGAGGTGGATCTCGAAGACCTCCTGCGCCGGGAGCCGGTACGGCTGGATTTGGAGGAGATCGCCGGATATCTCGCGGGCCGTGAGGTGCTCGTCACCGGGGCCGGGGGGTCGATCGGAAGCGAGATCGTGCGCCAGGTGGCCCGGTTTCGCCCGCGGGAGGTGCTGCTGCTCGGCCGGGGCGAGAACAGCCTGTTCGAGCTCGAGGAGGGCTTGAAGCACGCCTGGCCCGGGCTCCGCTACCAGGTTCTCGTGGCCGATGTACGGGATAGGGATCGTATGGAAGACGTGTTCCGCCGCCACCGACCCCAGGTGGTGTTCCACGCCGCGGCCCACAAGCACGTGCCCCTGATGGAGCTCAACCCGAGCGAGGCGGTGGTCAACAACGTGGTGGGGACGAAGAACCTGGTGGAGCTGGCGCTGACTTATGGGGTGGAGCGGTTCGTCAACATCTCCACGGACAAGGTGGTCAACCCGACCTCGGTGATGGGGGCGACGAAACGGGTGGCGGAGTACGTCGTGCAGTGGGCGGCGCGACGGGCCAGGCCGGGACAGGCGTTCGTTTCGGTACGGTTTGGGAACGTCCTCGGCAGCCGGGGGAGCGTGGT includes:
- a CDS encoding polysaccharide biosynthesis protein — its product is MKPPWVKFALDLLAWTAVVPVAFLLRLETIPARYLPALILYLGMGIPIKAGALYVFGLHRQAWSQVGVPDLWRLVECVLSGTTALFVVGLLLNRWVPFPRSVPVIGGGLAVLALGGMRFGARLWRERTGRRRAGPTQRVLVVGAGEAGTMIVREMLRHPEAGLVPVGFLDDDPAKQRQRFLGLPVLGKLDALPQAVEKCKADEVLIAIPSAPGQVVRQVVERARESGVRHRIIPGIYEILSGKVAISQIREVDLEDLLRREPVRLDLEEIAGYLAGREVLVTGAGGSIGSEIVRQVARFRPREVLLLGRGENSLFELEEGLKHAWPGLRYQVLVADVRDRDRMEDVFRRHRPQVVFHAAAHKHVPLMELNPSEAVVNNVVGTKNLVELALTYGVERFVNISTDKVVNPTSVMGATKRVAEYVVQWAARRARPGQAFVSVRFGNVLGSRGSVVPLFRAQIRRGGPVTVTHPDMRRYFMTIPEAAQLVLQAGGLGENGAVYVLDMGEPIRIVDLAQDLIRLSGFEPDVDIRVEFTGVRPGEKLFEEILTAEEGTVASRHEKIYVARGNAPADAELEAKLATLLAAARSYDGNAIRRALKALVSTYQPGTE